A genomic window from Sorex araneus isolate mSorAra2 chromosome 2, mSorAra2.pri, whole genome shotgun sequence includes:
- the RACGAP1 gene encoding rac GTPase-activating protein 1 has translation MDTTMLNLRNLFEQLVRRVEILSEGNELQFIQLAKDFEDFRKKWQRTDHELGKYKDLLMKAETERSALDVKLKHARNQVDVEIKRRQRAEADCERLERQIQLIREMLMCDTSGSIQLSEEQKSALAFLNRGQPPNSSVGNKRLSTIDESGSILSDISFDKTDESLEWDSSLVKTFKLKKREKRRSNSRQFIDGPPGPVKKTRSIGSTADQANESIVAKTTVTVPNDGGPIEAVSTIETVPYWTRSRRKTGTLQPWNSDSTLSNRLLEARTETDASGTPQNGGGMRLHDFVSKTVIKPESCVPCGKRIKFGKLSLKCRDCRVVSHPECRDRCPLPCIPTLVGTPVKIGEGMLADYVSQTSPMIPSIVVHCVNEIEQRGLTETGLYRISGCDRTVKELKEKFLRVKTVPLLSKVDDVHAICSLLKDFLRNLKEPLLTFRLNKTFMEAAEITDEDNSVAAMYQAVGELPQANRDTLAFLMIHLQRVAQSPDTKMDVTNLAKVFGPTIVAHAVPNPDPVVMLQDIKRQPKVVERLLSLPLEYWSQFMMVEQENIDPMHVIENSNAFSTPQTPDIKVSLLGPVTTPEHQLLKTPSSSSLSQRVRSTLTRNTPRFGSKSKSATNLGRHGNFFASPMLK, from the exons ATGGATACTACAATGCTGAATTTGCGGAATCTGTTTGAGCAGCTTGTACGCCGGGTGGAGATTCTCAGCGAAGGAAATGAACTCC AATTCATCCAGTTGGCAAAGGACTTTGAGGATTTCCGTAAAAAATGGCAGCGAACAGACCACGAGCTGGGGAAGTACAAGGATCTTTTGATGAAAGCAGAGACGGAGCGCAGTGCTTTGGATGTTAAGCTGAAGCACGCACGCAACCAGGTGGACGTGGAGATCAAACGGAGACAGCGAGCCGAGGCTGACTGTGAAAGGCTG GAAAGACAGATTCAGCTGATTCGAGAGATGCTCATGTGTGACACATCTGGTAGCATTCAACTAAGTGAGGAGCAAAAATCCGCTCTTGCTTTTCTCAACAGAGGCCAACCACCCAACAGCAGCGTGGGGAACAAAAG ATTGTCAACTATTGATGAATCTGGTTCCATTTTATCAGATATCAGCTTTGACAAGACTGATGAATCACTG GAATGGGATTCTTCCTTGGTAAAAACTTTTAAactgaagaagagagaaaagagg cgTTCTAATAGTCGACAGTTCATTGACGGTCCCCCTGGACCTGTAAAGAAAACACGCTCCATTGGGTCCACAGCAGACCAG GCTAATGAATCCATTGTAGCAAAAACTACAGTGACTGTTCCCAATGATGGTGGCCCCATTGAAGCTGTATCTACCATTGAGACTGTGCCATATTGGACCAGAAGCCGAAGAAAAACAG GTACTTTACAGCCTTGGAACAGTGACTCTACCTTGAGCAACAGACTGCTGGAAGCAAGGACTGAGACAGATGCTTCTGGCACTCCTCAGAATGGCGGAGGGATGCGCCTGCATGACTTTGTGTCTAAGACG GTTATTAAGCCTGAATCTTGTGTACCGTGTGGAAAGCGGATAAAATTTGGCAAGTTGTCTCTGAAATGTCGAGACTGCCGTGTAGTCTCTCATCCCGAGTGTCGGGACCGCTGTCCCCTTCCCTGCATCCCCACACTGGTTGGAACACCTGTCAAGATCGGAGAG GGAATGCTGGCAGATTATGTATCCCAGACTTCTCCAATGATCCCCTCCATTGTTGTCCACTGTGTAAATGAGATTGAGCAGAGAGGGCTGACTGAG ACAGGACTGTATCGGATCTCAGGTTGTGACCGGACAGTTAAAGAGCTGAAAGAGAAATTCCTCCGAGTGAAAACTGTGCCCCTTCTTAGCAAGGTGGATGATGTTCATGCCATCTGCAGCCTCTTGAAAGACTTCCTTCGAAACCTCAAAGAACCCCTCCTGACCTTTCGTTTAAACAAGACCTTCATGGAAGCAGCAG AAATCACAGATGAGGACAACAGCGTAGCTGCCATGTACCAGGCTGTTGGTGAACTGCCCCAGGCCAACAGAGACACATTAGCTTTTCTCATGATTCACTTGCAGAG AGTGGCTCAGAGCCCAGACACTAAAATGGATGTGACCAATCTGGCTAAAGTCTTTGGCCCTACAATAGTTGCTCATGCTGTACCCAATCCAGATCCAGTGGTGATGCTACAGGATATCAAGCGTCAACCCAAG GTTGTAGAACGCCTGCTCTCCCTTCCCCTGGAATATTGGAGTCAGTTTATGATGGTGGAACAAGAAAACATCGATCCTATGCATGTCATTGAAAACTCAAATGCCTTTTCAACACCACAGACACCAGATATTAAAG TGAGTTTACTGGGACCGGTGACCACTCCTGAACATCAGCTTCTCAAGACTCCTTCGTCCAGCTCCCTGTCACAGAGAGTCCGCTCCACGCTCACAAGGAACActcccag GTTTGGGAGCAAAAGCAAGTCTGCCACCAACCTTGGACGACACGGcaacttttttgcttctccaatGCTGAAGTGA